The following is a genomic window from Hydrogenobaculum sp. Y04AAS1.
AATCAGGCAGAAGCTTTTGAAACAATGCTTAATACTATGAGGCTACAAGTGGATAAGGTGTTTTACTTTGATTTAGAGGATGATGTTATTATAAAACGTCTTTCTGGTAGAAGAGTATGTCCAAAGTGCGGTGCCACTTACAATATTTATTATCAAAAGCCAAAGAATGATACTCTATGCGATAACGATGCCACACCTCTAATTCAAAGAGATGATGACAAGGAAGAGGTTATAGTAAATAGATTGAGAGTTTACAAAGAACAAACCTTCCCGCTCATAGAGTATTATAAATATAAAAACAAGCTTTTTGTAGTGTCTGCTGATGGTACTCAGGAAGAGGTCTTCGAAAAACTAAAAAGTATGTTATGATAGAGCTTTATTCAAAATCTGAGATAGAAAAGATAAAAAAAGCTTGTCAAATAGTTAGTGATGTGCTAAAATATATAGCTTCTATGGTAAAACCAGGAGTTATAACTTACGATTTGGAAATGGCAGCTAGAGAAAAGACTAAAGAGCTTGGTGGTATACCGGCTTTTTTGAATTATCAACCGCCATTTTCCAAAAAAAAATACCCGGCTGCTTTGTGTGTTTCTATAAACGATGAAGTAGTGCACGGTATTCCATCAAAAACAAAAAAGATAAAGGATGGTGACTTTGTAAGTCTTGATTTTGGCGCTATATACGATGGTTATGCAGGTGATGCGGCCATGACGATAGGGGTTGGTAATATTTCTTTAGAAAATCGGAAACTTATTGAGGCTACAAAAAAGGCGTTATATGAGGCTATCGCACAATGTAAACCGGGAAACTACCTTTATAATATATCTAAAAGCATAGAAACCGTAGCAAAAGAGTATGGTTTTGGTGTAGTGTGCGAATACGGTGGTCATGGAATAGGTAGAAACAGCCATGAGGAACCTTTTGTAGCCAATTGTACAGAGGTTATTACTTCTAAAATGAACGCACAGTTAAGGCCTGGTATGGTGATAGCTATAGAACCTATGTTTACCACTGGTAATGGCGCTGTTTATAAATCAAACGATGGTTGGACTGTAAAAGCAAAAGGTAAGTACGCTTGTCACTTCGAGCATACGGTAGCTATACTTGAAGACGGTCCTGTAGTGTTAACGGAGTGGTGATATGGCAAAGAAGAACAAGAA
Proteins encoded in this region:
- a CDS encoding adenylate kinase encodes the protein MILVLLGPPGSGKGTQGALLKSELSFEHISTGDMLRAEVSKKSPLGLKAEEYMKQGLLVPDDLIIAMIKNILTEAPHKNYVFDGFPRNVNQAEAFETMLNTMRLQVDKVFYFDLEDDVIIKRLSGRRVCPKCGATYNIYYQKPKNDTLCDNDATPLIQRDDDKEEVIVNRLRVYKEQTFPLIEYYKYKNKLFVVSADGTQEEVFEKLKSML
- the map gene encoding type I methionyl aminopeptidase, giving the protein MIELYSKSEIEKIKKACQIVSDVLKYIASMVKPGVITYDLEMAAREKTKELGGIPAFLNYQPPFSKKKYPAALCVSINDEVVHGIPSKTKKIKDGDFVSLDFGAIYDGYAGDAAMTIGVGNISLENRKLIEATKKALYEAIAQCKPGNYLYNISKSIETVAKEYGFGVVCEYGGHGIGRNSHEEPFVANCTEVITSKMNAQLRPGMVIAIEPMFTTGNGAVYKSNDGWTVKAKGKYACHFEHTVAILEDGPVVLTEW